Part of the Zea mays cultivar B73 chromosome 4, Zm-B73-REFERENCE-NAM-5.0, whole genome shotgun sequence genome is shown below.
TTGAGGGGCCATGCAGCAGGGGGTGTCCGGCGTCATTCGCCCATCATCGTCAACTCCAAATCCCCAAGATGGGATCTTAAGCTGAACACGGCGACACCCCCGCGCAGAACAAGGCCTTTTGGAGTTCCTTTTTTTTACGTATTTCAGAGAAGTGTTTTTTTAGAGTGGTGCGAAGTTAATACTCCTACAAGGCATCGATGTCACTGTCATGTCATCGACCTTTCGACGACGCACAACCTTTTCCCGCCGGATTCACCGGGGgcgccgtacagcagcaggtcGCAAGTCGCAACGCAACGCCACCGCACGCCGTGGAAATTGGAAAAGCAGCGCTCGAGTGGGTCTCGGGCACGGGGAAATGACGCTGCCGGGGCGGGCGGCCGCGCACGTCGGGGGCACGGCGGCGACATCCAACAACAAGTCGTTTCCCGTCCGCCCACTGCTCCCACGCGCGTAGTACGACGACGAGTTGACGAGCCAGCACAACACTGTggagatgatgatgatggtggtgTGACAACATGATGGCCATGGTTTTCTGCTATGGAGCAGCCGAGTGTCTTTACAGTACGGGTGGGTGGCACAACACGCAAAACAAGGCAGGCCAGGCGAGGGCCGAGGGGCGACTCATGATGAGCTGTCAGCAGGTGGGCAATGGCGGATCCCTATGCGACGACGCAGCTGAGACCCAGGCAGCCCGTCCACAGGCTCTTCCTCCTTGTCAGACGTTTCTGCAAAAAAAAGAAGGCACAGCCAACTTCTATTAACAGTAGTCAGTGGTACTACTAGATTCCGATATAAAAGAAAACTATACACTGGCTCCACACACTGAGCGATAAGTGATGATGCGTGGCAAAATAACCGCGTAACTAACTAACTACTACTAAAAAATGTTAATCACACTTGCTTCTCTAAATCTCCATcatctaagggcttgttcgttttgctctcaatccatgtaAATTCGATGAGATTGAGTGGATTTCAATCCCAAATAAGTCAAAATCTTTGATATTTTTtttaatctcatccaatccacatgCGATAGGAACAATGCCTAAGAATGAACGCCCATCTCGTTCTTTGAGTCAATCGGCCTAAATTTGTGGACAATAATAGTAACATCTAAATCTCTTAGATGGTGGGTTAGTATATATAAAAATATATGACATTAATAATACAATGGTATCTAGCTATTTTGATGCCGTAACATTAGTACTTTCATGATAATAGTGTTTGGCTCTTCTAAGTGAGAGATGTGCCCTTTGTGTTGGTAAGGCGGGGACAGTACAATTTAAACCAGATATGTATAGGTAATTAACGTTTATGACACTGAATACATATGTTGTGAATATGCTATTGTAGATTAAGGGGGTGCTTAGTTTCTAGGCACTATTATTCTATTTTACGGGGTGTTTGGTTctgtggactaaagtttagtccgggtcacatcaagcgtttgactttcaaataggagtatgaaatataggcccaaccaactgtactagattcgtctcactttttaatcttcggctgagaaattagttttataatccgactacatttaataccccgaacggaggttcaaacattcgatgtgatagaggctaaattttagcaggggcaaaccaaacaccccctgaaTTGCTAGATATGGAAACTAAAACTATATTCTAGTTTTCGTATTTAGCAATTTAtgaactaaaatagaataaaacgaAGGGAGTAAAAAGATTAGTCACTACAAACCCTAAAACCTATAAACAAGTCATAACCCAAACATGATTAATTATTTCAGGACGGAGGGAGCGCGCGTGTGCTTGGCTAGAACCCTAAACCCTACTACGTACTTATTACGTTTAACGATTCCACTGTCAGGTGTCAGCTTGTGCCATTAGTAACCAGCTGAATTTGAAACACTAACCCTGGGCTCGTGGCAGAGCATGTCGGGCGGGATGTGGTAGAGGTCCTGGTCCACGGTCTTGACCGCCGCCCTCCTCCGTCGCGCCTGGTAGCCCACCACCGGGCTCTGCTGCTTCCCCTGCTTCCTGgcagcgccagcgccagcgccgCCCAGTCCCAGTCCCACCACCACGTCCAAACCCAAAtgctgctgctgcagctgctTCTTCTTCTCGTCCTCGTGCTCGTGCTCGCCATCTTCGTCCTCCAGCTCAAGCGTGGCTGTGGCACTTTGCCTCCACTTCACCACCTAATACAGCAGTCAGCAGCACATGACACATGAGCAACGCATCGAACCAAAAAATGCAGTCGATCGTCGTCGCCACCGTACCGTACCTTGCTGGCAGGCTTGGGCGGCACCGCCGGTATCGCCACGACGAGTCGCCTGGCCTGCATCTGCATGGCGGAGTCCAGGTCGTAGTGGGTGACGACGGGCCGttggtcgccgccgccgccgccgtagcCGTAGGCATGGTTCCACTCCCCGAACGCCGGGACGCGCTGCCGCCTCGCCCGCGCCTGCTTCTTCTGCACGGGGCTCATCATGTGCACACAACACGAATCAAAGAGATGGAACCGAGCAGAGCAGCTAGCTAGCGGTCTCAGTATACGCTACGGCTAGCGCTAGTACGTACCTTCATGGGCTGCCGCGCGCGCGACCGTCGTCGAGGCAGGAAGGATCGGAGTGGTGGTCGAGGAGTAGTGTAGTGCGACTGCGAGCTAGGTCGCCGGTCACGCACGCAGGGGCAGGG
Proteins encoded:
- the LOC100276248 gene encoding uncharacterized protein LOC100276248 gives rise to the protein MKKKQARARRQRVPAFGEWNHAYGYGGGGGDQRPVVTHYDLDSAMQMQARRLVVAIPAVPPKPASKVVKWRQSATATLELEDEDGEHEHEDEKKKQLQQQHLGLDVVVGLGLGGAGAGAARKQGKQQSPVVGYQARRRRAAVKTVDQDLYHIPPDMLCHEPRKRLTRRKSLWTGCLGLSCVVA